In Synechococcus sp. A18-25c, a single window of DNA contains:
- the trpC gene encoding indole-3-glycerol phosphate synthase TrpC, translated as MEIRRRPPNPKVQVAHLEYAIPHEDSEPRNILEKIVWEKDREIETARQRMPLAQLKARVAKLPAPRDFLGALRAAPVMPAVIAEVKKASPSKGVIREDFDPVAIARAYAAGGASCLSVLTDKTFFQGGFDVLIAVREAVDLPLLCKDFILSPHQLYQARAAGADAALLIAAILSDQDLAYLRKVAKTLGLTVLVEVHDEQELERVLTIGEFPLIGINNRDLTSFETDLATTERLMERFGERLRQQGALLVSESGLFARPDLDRVQQAGSGAVLVGEALMRQPDVEAGLRQLVQG; from the coding sequence ATGGAGATTCGTCGTCGCCCACCCAACCCCAAGGTTCAGGTGGCTCATCTCGAATACGCGATCCCGCATGAGGACAGCGAACCGCGCAACATCCTCGAAAAGATCGTCTGGGAAAAAGACCGGGAAATCGAGACAGCCCGTCAGCGCATGCCGCTGGCGCAGCTGAAGGCCCGGGTCGCAAAGCTGCCTGCACCGCGGGATTTTCTTGGGGCCTTACGTGCGGCGCCGGTGATGCCGGCGGTGATTGCCGAGGTGAAAAAGGCCAGTCCCAGCAAAGGGGTCATCCGCGAGGATTTTGACCCAGTGGCGATTGCGCGTGCCTACGCCGCTGGTGGTGCCAGCTGCCTTTCCGTGCTCACCGACAAGACCTTTTTCCAGGGTGGGTTTGATGTGCTGATTGCTGTGCGTGAGGCCGTCGATCTGCCCCTGCTCTGCAAAGACTTCATCCTGAGCCCTCATCAGCTGTATCAGGCCCGCGCCGCCGGCGCCGATGCTGCACTGCTGATTGCGGCGATCCTCTCGGATCAGGATCTGGCTTACCTGCGCAAAGTGGCCAAGACGCTCGGTCTCACGGTGCTGGTGGAAGTGCACGACGAGCAGGAGCTGGAGCGGGTGCTGACCATCGGAGAATTCCCCCTGATTGGTATCAACAATCGGGATCTCACCAGTTTTGAGACGGATCTGGCCACCACCGAGCGGTTGATGGAGCGTTTTGGTGAGCGACTGCGTCAGCAAGGTGCCCTGCTGGTCAGCGAGTCAGGTCTGTTTGCGCGACCTGATCTGGATCGGGTGCAGCAAGCCGGGTCCGGAGCGGTGCTGGTGGGGGAGGCGCTGATGCGTCAGCCGGATGTTGAGGCGGGTTTGCGCCAGTTGGTTCAGGGTTAA
- the lpdA gene encoding dihydrolipoyl dehydrogenase produces the protein MSDASFDFDVIVIGAGYGGFDAAKHAAEHGLKVAIIESRDMGGTCVNRGCVPSKALLAASGRVRELADAEHLSSFGIHAAPVRFERQKIADHANDLVATIRSNLTKTLERAGVTIIRGKGRLAGPQQVGVREVSGVDRVLTARDVILATGSDPFVPPGIETDGRSVFTSDEAVNLEWLPRWIAIIGSGYIGLEFADVYTALGCEVTMIEALDRVMPTFDPDIAKLAARKLIDGRDIDARSGVLAKSIKPGAPVQIELVDMETRNPVETLEVDAVLVATGRVPSSKDLNLEAFGVETNRGFVPIDDRMRVLANDQPVDHLWAVGDVTGKLMLAHTAAAQGTVAIDNILGHNREIDYRSIPAATFTHPEISSVGLSEADAKQEAVDQGFELGVVRSYFKANSKALAELESEGLMKLLFNKVTGEVLGAHIYGLHAADLIQEVSNAVARRQSVRQLATEVHTHPTLSEVVEVAYKQAAAALLAAA, from the coding sequence GTGAGCGACGCCAGTTTCGACTTCGATGTGATCGTGATCGGTGCCGGCTACGGCGGTTTCGATGCGGCCAAACACGCCGCTGAACATGGTCTGAAAGTTGCGATCATCGAATCCCGAGACATGGGCGGGACCTGCGTCAATCGCGGCTGTGTTCCCTCCAAAGCGTTGCTGGCGGCGTCCGGCCGGGTTCGTGAGCTTGCCGATGCTGAGCATCTGTCCAGTTTCGGTATTCATGCAGCGCCGGTCCGGTTTGAGCGCCAGAAGATCGCGGACCATGCCAATGATCTGGTGGCCACGATCCGCAGCAACCTCACCAAGACCCTCGAACGGGCCGGTGTCACCATCATTCGCGGCAAGGGACGGCTGGCGGGCCCTCAACAGGTGGGTGTCCGTGAGGTCAGTGGAGTGGATCGGGTGCTCACAGCCCGTGATGTGATTCTGGCAACGGGGTCTGATCCCTTTGTGCCCCCTGGGATTGAAACCGACGGTCGCAGTGTGTTCACCAGTGATGAGGCGGTGAATCTTGAGTGGCTGCCGCGCTGGATCGCCATCATTGGCAGCGGTTATATCGGTCTGGAATTTGCGGATGTGTACACCGCGTTGGGTTGCGAGGTGACCATGATCGAGGCCCTGGATCGGGTGATGCCCACCTTCGATCCAGACATTGCCAAACTGGCGGCTCGCAAGTTGATCGATGGGCGGGATATCGATGCCCGTTCCGGCGTGTTGGCCAAGTCGATCAAGCCTGGCGCTCCTGTCCAGATCGAGTTGGTCGACATGGAGACCCGCAACCCTGTGGAAACCTTGGAGGTGGATGCGGTGCTGGTGGCGACGGGCCGTGTTCCCAGCAGCAAGGATCTCAACCTTGAGGCATTTGGCGTTGAAACCAACCGGGGTTTCGTGCCCATTGACGACCGGATGCGTGTGCTGGCCAACGATCAGCCCGTGGACCATCTTTGGGCGGTCGGTGATGTCACTGGCAAGTTGATGCTGGCCCACACCGCTGCTGCTCAGGGCACCGTTGCCATCGACAACATCCTTGGCCACAACCGGGAGATCGACTACCGCAGCATCCCTGCGGCGACCTTCACCCACCCCGAGATCAGCTCGGTCGGTCTGAGTGAAGCGGATGCCAAGCAGGAAGCGGTCGATCAGGGCTTCGAGTTGGGTGTTGTCCGCAGCTACTTCAAGGCCAACTCCAAGGCTCTGGCCGAGCTGGAGAGCGAAGGGTTGATGAAGCTGCTGTTCAACAAGGTCACTGGTGAGGTGCTGGGAGCGCACATCTATGGGCTGCATGCCGCTGATCTGATCCAGGAGGTGTCCAACGCTGTGGCCCGCCGTCAGAGCGTGCGTCAGCTGGCTACGGAGGTTCACACCCATCCCACCCTCAGCGAAGTCGTTGAAGTGGCCTACAAGCAGGCTGCAGCTGCGCTTCTCGCCGCTGCCTGA
- a CDS encoding TrmH family RNA methyltransferase, with protein MSPLAEQAADLISSRRNPLIRRLRMLSSPSGRQQDGHLLLEGTHQLQELMALKDQLPEPVQVFATTDWLDAHTAFLQRLSGFIRVQPMSDVALKAALSTVNPDGVACLLPLERLPTPGSTPSFVLALDRVQDPGNLGTLLRTALGADVEQVWLAAGADPLAPKVLRSAVGAVLRVPFRRFGPTHDVGVEQLALQLRQARKRGLQVVGTLVPDAAAECSVIPYWELDWCQPTVLVLGNEGSGLHPLLQACCSHGVTLPHSPRLESLNVAAAAVPLLLERRRATMTASTQHSG; from the coding sequence GTGAGCCCCTTGGCGGAACAGGCGGCTGATCTGATCTCCAGTCGTCGCAATCCGTTGATCCGGCGTCTGCGAATGCTGTCTTCGCCGTCTGGCCGACAGCAGGACGGTCATCTGTTGCTCGAAGGCACCCACCAACTCCAAGAACTGATGGCTCTGAAGGACCAGCTCCCAGAGCCAGTTCAGGTGTTCGCTACGACGGATTGGCTCGACGCCCATACGGCCTTTCTGCAGCGACTGTCGGGTTTTATTCGTGTGCAACCGATGTCGGACGTTGCCCTGAAGGCGGCCTTGTCCACGGTGAATCCGGACGGTGTGGCCTGTCTTCTCCCTCTCGAGCGGTTGCCAACGCCTGGGTCAACACCATCGTTTGTGTTGGCGCTTGATCGTGTTCAGGACCCCGGCAATCTGGGCACTTTGCTGCGCACTGCCCTTGGGGCTGATGTGGAGCAGGTGTGGCTGGCGGCGGGTGCTGACCCGCTTGCTCCGAAAGTGCTGCGTTCAGCGGTCGGCGCTGTGCTGCGTGTGCCCTTCCGACGCTTCGGGCCCACCCACGATGTCGGCGTGGAACAACTCGCCTTGCAACTCCGTCAGGCCCGAAAGCGAGGCCTTCAGGTAGTGGGCACCCTGGTGCCCGACGCTGCAGCCGAGTGTTCTGTCATCCCTTATTGGGAACTGGATTGGTGCCAACCCACGGTGTTGGTGCTCGGCAATGAAGGATCAGGCCTGCATCCATTGCTCCAAGCCTGTTGCAGCCATGGTGTGACCCTGCCCCATAGCCCTCGGTTGGAGTCGTTGAATGTGGCAGCTGCAGCGGTTCCTCTCCTTCTGGAACGTCGACGGGCGACAATGACCGCTTCCACGCAACACTCCGGGTGA